In the Maribacter sp. MJ134 genome, one interval contains:
- the rny gene encoding ribonuclease Y, which produces MDSTMIIIAGIVGLAIGFAIAKFMEKGKASKTIANAKRDASRILKEAQTEGDSIKKDKIFQAKEKFLELKAEHEKVIINKDKKISEAEKRTRDKESQISNELAKNKKLNAQLDSRLKDIEQRKEFYEKKQSELEKLHKSQVQQLEVISGLSADDAKNELVESLRETAKTDAMGYVQATMEEAKLTAQQEARKIVINTIQRIGTEEAVENCVSVFNIESDDVKGRIIGREGRNIRALESATGVEIIVDDTPEAIILSCFDSVRREVARLSLHKLVTDGRIHPARIEEIVKKTEKQIEAEIVEIGKRTVIDLGIHGLHPELIKAVGRMKYRSSYGQNLLQHSREVAKLCGVMASELGLNPKIAKRAGLLHDIGKVPNTEAEVETPHAILGMQWAEKFGEKPEVCNAIGAHHDEIEMKTLISPIVQVCDAISGARPGARRQVLDSYIQRLKDLEEIAFAFSGVQKAYAIQAGRELRVIVESEKVSDDKASELSFEISQKIQTDMTYPGQVKVTVIRETRAVNVAK; this is translated from the coding sequence ATGGATAGTACAATGATAATTATAGCGGGTATTGTTGGTTTAGCAATAGGCTTTGCTATAGCAAAATTTATGGAGAAGGGTAAGGCGTCCAAAACCATTGCAAATGCAAAAAGAGATGCCAGTAGAATTCTTAAAGAGGCACAAACGGAAGGTGATAGCATAAAAAAGGATAAAATTTTTCAAGCAAAAGAGAAATTTTTAGAGTTGAAAGCGGAACATGAGAAAGTAATCATCAATAAGGACAAGAAGATCAGCGAGGCCGAAAAAAGGACTAGGGATAAAGAATCTCAGATTAGTAACGAGCTGGCAAAGAACAAAAAGCTAAACGCTCAGTTGGATAGTAGACTCAAGGATATAGAACAGCGGAAGGAATTCTATGAAAAGAAACAATCGGAGCTAGAAAAACTTCATAAAAGCCAAGTGCAGCAGTTAGAGGTAATTTCCGGATTGTCCGCTGACGATGCTAAGAACGAATTGGTAGAGAGTCTTCGGGAAACCGCAAAGACCGATGCCATGGGGTATGTACAGGCAACCATGGAGGAAGCCAAACTAACAGCCCAACAGGAGGCCCGTAAGATAGTTATCAATACCATACAGCGTATCGGTACCGAGGAAGCTGTTGAAAATTGTGTTTCTGTTTTTAATATTGAGTCCGATGATGTCAAGGGTAGAATTATAGGCAGGGAAGGAAGAAACATCAGAGCGCTGGAATCGGCCACAGGAGTAGAGATTATTGTGGATGATACACCAGAGGCAATTATATTATCTTGTTTTGATTCCGTGCGTAGAGAAGTAGCGCGTTTGTCTTTACATAAACTGGTTACCGATGGTAGAATTCACCCCGCAAGAATCGAAGAAATTGTAAAGAAGACAGAAAAGCAAATTGAAGCGGAAATCGTTGAAATAGGCAAAAGAACCGTAATAGACCTAGGTATTCATGGATTACATCCAGAATTAATCAAAGCGGTAGGTAGAATGAAATACCGTTCTTCTTACGGACAAAATCTATTACAGCACTCTAGGGAGGTGGCCAAGTTATGTGGGGTCATGGCTTCTGAGTTAGGGCTCAATCCAAAAATAGCCAAGCGAGCGGGACTACTTCACGATATCGGAAAAGTTCCTAATACGGAGGCCGAGGTAGAAACACCACACGCGATATTAGGAATGCAGTGGGCGGAGAAATTTGGAGAAAAACCAGAAGTCTGCAATGCCATAGGTGCTCACCACGATGAGATAGAGATGAAGACATTAATCTCTCCTATTGTTCAGGTTTGTGATGCTATTAGCGGAGCAAGACCCGGTGCAAGGAGACAAGTGCTAGATTCTTATATACAACGTCTTAAGGATCTGGAAGAAATAGCATTTGCATTCAGTGGCGTACAGAAGGCCTACGCTATTCAAGCCGGTAGAGAGCTTAGGGTCATTGTAGAAAGTGAAAAGGTTAGCGATGATAAAGCTTCGGAGCTTTCCTTTGAAATATCGCAAAAAATACAAACGGATATGACGTATCCGGGACAGGTTAAAGTTACCGTTATTAGAGAAACTCGTGCGGTTAATGTAGCGAAATAG